The following are encoded in a window of Kaistia algarum genomic DNA:
- the metW gene encoding methionine biosynthesis protein MetW: protein MTSGSNPRGHSPRVDLLVIAELVERGSRVLDVGCGDGELLKLLIDTRGVHGRGIEISQDGVNESLARGLSVIQGDADTDLIDYPDDAFDYVVLSQTIQATQNPRRVLGEMLRIGGKAIVSFPNFGHWSVRTSLGFKGRMPVTENLPYSWYDTPNIHFCTIRDFVDLCRDIDAHIEKAVALGAGGQRMTLNAPWWFWNLFGQQAVFLLSR, encoded by the coding sequence ATGACGAGCGGATCCAATCCTCGCGGCCACTCGCCACGCGTCGACCTTCTGGTCATTGCCGAACTCGTCGAGCGCGGCAGCCGCGTCCTCGATGTCGGCTGCGGCGACGGGGAGCTTCTGAAGCTGCTGATCGATACGCGCGGCGTTCATGGCCGCGGCATCGAAATATCGCAGGACGGGGTCAATGAAAGCCTCGCCCGCGGCCTTTCCGTGATCCAGGGCGACGCCGACACCGACCTGATCGACTATCCCGACGATGCGTTCGACTATGTCGTGCTGAGTCAGACGATCCAGGCAACGCAGAATCCGCGCCGCGTGCTTGGCGAGATGCTGCGCATCGGCGGCAAGGCCATCGTGTCCTTCCCGAATTTCGGCCATTGGAGCGTGCGCACCTCGCTCGGCTTCAAGGGCCGGATGCCGGTGACCGAGAACCTGCCCTATAGCTGGTACGACACGCCCAACATCCATTTCTGCACCATCCGCGATTTCGTCGATCTTTGCCGCGACATCGATGCGCATATCGAGAAGGCCGTGGCGCTCGGGGCCGGCGGCCAGCGCATGACGCTGAACGCGCCATGGTGGTTCTGGAACCTTTTCGGCCAGCAAGCGGTGTTCCTGCTGTCGCGCTGA
- the metX gene encoding homoserine O-acetyltransferase MetX, whose protein sequence is MATPRQPAPPSGASQARSEADTPSSRIMRFGEAQPLILESGSRIEQLQIAYQTYGSLNADRSNAILVCHALTGDQHVASENPVTGKPGWWETMVGPGKPIDTDRFFVVCSNVVGGCMGTTGPASTNPATGQPYGLDLPLITIPDMVRAQAMLIDALGIERLFCVAGGSMGGMQVLQWAARYPDRVRNALPIAAGPRHSSQNIAFHEVGRQAIMADPDWRGGHYLAEETSPRKGLAVARMAAHITYMSDEGLHRKFGRKLQDRDHIAFGFDADFQIESYLRHQGLSFVERFDANSYLYVTRAMDYFDLAADYGGRLANAFLGTKTRFCVVSFTSDWLFPTIESKSVVRALNAAGAEVSFVEIETDRGHDAFLLDEPVLFATVRGFLSTAANGDGSP, encoded by the coding sequence ATGGCCACTCCCCGGCAACCGGCGCCGCCCTCCGGCGCGAGCCAGGCGCGAAGCGAAGCCGATACCCCCTCCAGTCGCATCATGCGATTCGGCGAAGCGCAGCCGCTGATCCTCGAATCCGGCAGCCGGATCGAGCAGCTCCAGATCGCCTACCAGACTTATGGATCGCTCAACGCCGATCGTTCCAACGCCATCCTCGTCTGCCACGCCTTGACCGGCGACCAGCATGTCGCGAGCGAGAACCCGGTCACCGGCAAGCCCGGCTGGTGGGAGACGATGGTAGGTCCGGGAAAGCCGATCGACACCGATCGCTTCTTCGTCGTCTGCTCCAATGTCGTCGGCGGCTGCATGGGCACGACCGGTCCGGCCTCGACCAATCCGGCCACCGGCCAACCCTATGGTCTCGACCTGCCGCTCATCACCATCCCCGACATGGTGCGCGCCCAGGCGATGCTGATCGACGCGCTCGGCATCGAGCGTCTCTTCTGCGTCGCCGGCGGCTCGATGGGCGGCATGCAGGTGCTGCAATGGGCGGCGCGCTATCCGGACCGCGTGCGCAACGCGCTGCCGATCGCCGCCGGACCACGCCATTCCTCGCAGAACATCGCCTTCCACGAGGTTGGCCGGCAGGCGATCATGGCCGATCCCGATTGGCGTGGCGGACATTATCTCGCCGAGGAGACGAGCCCGAGAAAGGGCCTCGCCGTCGCCCGCATGGCCGCTCATATCACCTATATGTCCGACGAAGGCCTGCACCGGAAATTCGGCCGCAAGCTGCAGGATCGCGACCACATTGCCTTCGGCTTCGACGCGGATTTCCAGATCGAATCCTATCTTCGCCACCAGGGCCTTTCCTTCGTCGAGCGCTTCGACGCCAATTCCTATCTCTATGTGACGCGCGCGATGGACTATTTCGACCTCGCCGCCGACTATGGCGGCCGGCTCGCCAACGCCTTCCTCGGGACGAAGACGCGCTTCTGCGTCGTCTCCTTCACCTCCGACTGGCTGTTTCCCACCATCGAGAGCAAATCGGTCGTGCGGGCGCTGAATGCGGCCGGCGCCGAAGTGTCCTTTGTCGAGATCGAGACCGACCGCGGCCACGACGCCTTCCTGCTCGACGAGCCGGTCCTATTCGCGACGGTGCGCGGCTTTCTCTCCACGGCAGCGAACGGAGACGGATCGCCATGA
- a CDS encoding chorismate mutase → MKLAEIRATIDRLDGEMHACLMERGTAISSLIRVKGTSRPGAAFRPGREADMMRRLVARHEGALPLWTAEHIWREIITTFTRMQASFDVAYDGGVHPDQTRDVARFLFGFTVALHRQGDALSTINHIKESGTDLGVVSLHQPASAGAWWRALGRPSAPRIMALSPFIRVGGRPAEHPALVISPELADPTPPDLILFAAAAVGSDPDAAVRAAGGTVLASSGRERLVAFPAGAPVAAIASRAGLEDLARVGALFRGISLGDEAADPVLYQRLDEAGVLP, encoded by the coding sequence ATGAAGCTCGCCGAAATCCGGGCGACCATCGACCGGCTGGATGGCGAGATGCATGCCTGCCTGATGGAGCGCGGAACGGCGATTTCTTCGCTCATCCGCGTCAAGGGCACCAGTCGGCCGGGCGCCGCGTTCCGCCCGGGGCGCGAGGCCGACATGATGCGCCGGCTCGTTGCCCGCCACGAGGGCGCGCTGCCGCTCTGGACGGCCGAGCATATCTGGCGCGAGATCATCACGACGTTCACGCGCATGCAGGCCTCGTTCGACGTCGCCTATGATGGCGGCGTGCATCCGGACCAGACGCGCGACGTAGCGCGGTTTCTGTTCGGCTTCACCGTTGCGCTGCACCGGCAGGGCGACGCGCTCTCGACCATCAACCACATCAAGGAAAGCGGCACTGATCTCGGCGTCGTCTCGCTTCACCAGCCTGCCTCCGCCGGCGCCTGGTGGCGCGCGCTCGGACGTCCGTCCGCGCCGCGGATCATGGCGCTCTCGCCGTTCATCCGTGTCGGCGGCCGTCCGGCGGAGCATCCGGCGCTGGTGATCTCGCCCGAGCTTGCTGATCCGACGCCGCCCGATCTCATCCTGTTTGCGGCGGCAGCCGTCGGGTCCGATCCGGATGCGGCGGTTCGCGCGGCGGGCGGCACGGTGTTGGCGAGTTCCGGGCGCGAGCGGCTGGTCGCCTTCCCGGCGGGTGCGCCGGTGGCGGCGATCGCCTCGCGCGCCGGCCTTGAGGATCTAGCGCGGGTCGGCGCTCTGTTTCGCGGCATCAGCCTTGGCGACGAGGCGGCCGATCCGGTTCTCTATCAGCGCCTCGACGAGGCGGGAGTTCTTCCATGA
- the hisC gene encoding histidinol-phosphate transaminase — protein MTKNSTGLPPAARPTDRPSPRAGILEIAPYVPGKSKATGGTKVFKLSSNETPLGPSPAAIAAFQDAASSLEIYPDGAATALREAIGEAYGINPARIIAGAGSDDVLYMIGHTYLGPGDEAIHSLHGFNVYPIIIQAAGATPVAAPEKGFTTYVDAILDRVSEKTRVVFVANPNNPTGTYLPFSEIRRLHAALPPHVLLVLDAAYADYVRRNDYESGIELAGAAPNVIMTRTFSKIFGLAGLRLGWGYGPAEVIDALNRVRSPFNVSIPAAAAGVAAVKDKAHIEAAVAHNEEWLPRVTQAIEGLGLEVTPSVGNFVLIHFPATPGRTAAEADAFLMGRGIILRRVTSYHLPDALRMTIGSAEANEAVIAGLKAFLHGAAS, from the coding sequence ATGACCAAGAATTCGACGGGCCTACCCCCTGCGGCGCGGCCGACCGATCGGCCGAGCCCACGCGCCGGCATCCTTGAGATCGCGCCCTATGTGCCTGGCAAGTCGAAGGCGACGGGCGGCACCAAGGTGTTCAAGCTCTCCTCGAACGAGACCCCGCTCGGGCCGAGCCCAGCCGCGATCGCCGCGTTTCAGGACGCAGCGTCGTCGCTCGAAATCTATCCCGACGGTGCGGCGACGGCGCTGCGCGAGGCGATCGGCGAGGCCTATGGCATCAACCCGGCCCGGATCATCGCCGGCGCCGGCTCCGACGACGTGCTCTATATGATCGGCCATACCTATCTGGGCCCCGGCGACGAGGCGATCCACTCGCTACACGGCTTCAACGTCTATCCGATCATCATCCAGGCCGCGGGGGCGACGCCGGTCGCGGCGCCCGAGAAGGGTTTCACTACCTATGTCGACGCGATCCTCGATCGTGTCAGCGAGAAGACGCGCGTCGTCTTCGTCGCCAATCCCAACAACCCGACCGGCACCTATCTGCCCTTCAGCGAGATCCGCCGCCTGCACGCTGCGTTGCCGCCGCATGTCCTGCTCGTGCTCGACGCGGCCTATGCCGACTATGTCCGCCGCAATGATTATGAGAGCGGCATTGAGCTGGCCGGCGCGGCGCCCAACGTCATCATGACGCGCACCTTCTCGAAGATCTTCGGGCTTGCGGGCCTGCGCCTCGGCTGGGGCTATGGTCCGGCGGAGGTGATCGATGCTCTGAACCGCGTGCGCAGTCCGTTCAACGTGTCGATCCCCGCCGCCGCCGCCGGTGTGGCCGCCGTCAAGGACAAGGCGCATATCGAGGCGGCGGTTGCGCATAATGAGGAATGGCTGCCGCGCGTGACGCAGGCGATCGAAGGGCTTGGCCTCGAAGTGACGCCGAGCGTCGGCAATTTCGTGCTGATCCATTTTCCGGCGACGCCGGGTCGGACAGCCGCCGAGGCCGACGCGTTCCTGATGGGGCGGGGCATCATCCTGCGCCGCGTCACCTCCTATCATCTGCCGGACGCGCTCCGGATGACGATCGGCTCGGCAGAAGCCAATGAGGCGGTGATCGCCGGGCTGAAGGCCTTCCTGCACGGGGCGGCCTCCTGA
- a CDS encoding prephenate/arogenate dehydrogenase family protein, giving the protein MADPLFQRLALIGIGHIGASIALAARRAGVVGEIMVSTRSPATLRRAEELGLGDRYFAEAADAVRDADLVIVCVPVGASGDVAKLIGPHLKAGAIVSDVGSVKVSVMKAMAPHLPSAVRFIPGHPLAGTEHSGPDAGLVDLFQNRWCVLTPAESVDRAAVDKLMAFWRALGANVETMSAEHHDLVLAITSHLPHLIAYNIVGTASDLESGIRSEVLKFSASGFRDFTRIAASDPTMWRDIFLANKDAVLEMLGRFNEDLAQLTRAIRTGDGDTLFELFTRTRAIRRSIVAIGQDTAAPDFGRRATEDPKA; this is encoded by the coding sequence ATGGCGGATCCACTCTTTCAACGGCTGGCACTGATCGGCATCGGTCATATCGGCGCTTCGATCGCGCTTGCCGCGCGCCGGGCTGGAGTTGTCGGCGAGATCATGGTCTCGACGCGCAGTCCGGCAACGCTGCGGCGGGCCGAGGAGCTCGGCCTGGGCGACCGCTATTTCGCCGAAGCGGCCGATGCCGTTCGCGATGCCGATCTCGTCATCGTCTGCGTTCCCGTGGGCGCATCGGGCGATGTCGCCAAGCTCATCGGACCGCATTTGAAGGCCGGCGCGATCGTCTCGGATGTCGGCTCGGTCAAGGTATCGGTGATGAAGGCGATGGCGCCGCATCTGCCATCGGCGGTCCGTTTCATTCCCGGCCACCCCTTGGCTGGCACCGAGCATTCCGGCCCCGATGCTGGGCTGGTGGATCTGTTCCAAAATCGCTGGTGCGTGCTGACGCCGGCCGAGTCGGTGGATCGCGCCGCCGTCGACAAGCTCATGGCTTTCTGGCGGGCGCTCGGCGCCAATGTCGAGACCATGTCGGCGGAGCATCACGATCTGGTGCTCGCCATCACCAGCCACCTGCCGCATCTTATCGCCTACAACATCGTCGGTACCGCGTCGGACCTTGAATCCGGCATTCGCTCCGAGGTGTTGAAGTTCTCGGCCTCGGGCTTTCGCGACTTCACCCGCATCGCCGCATCCGACCCGACCATGTGGCGCGACATCTTCCTTGCCAACAAGGATGCCGTTCTGGAGATGCTCGGCCGGTTCAACGAGGATCTGGCGCAACTGACGCGAGCCATCCGCACCGGCGACGGCGATACTCTGTTCGAACTGTTCACTCGCACCCGCGCCATCCGCCGCTCGATCGTCGCGATCGGCCAGGATACGGCGGCACCGGATTTTGGGCGTCGGGCGACGGAAGATCCGAAGGCCTGA
- a CDS encoding SGNH/GDSL hydrolase family protein — MRQALSKLPLLAMKKLPATPAYGPALWAFGRIRSGGSMGEPIVFLGDSLTSGAGLPFPAAYPALVSERLGHRRFVNLGVGGETSRDIRQRFLRMPEFFGHPIVIWAGRNNYSDGWSVAWDIEAVLEAAETQRYLVLAVPAGDYPSEQPGEPARQDLAELNAVLEFRFGRHFLNPNSDIGRSDRLDAIHLNRDGHRKIAARVADAIRAAGW, encoded by the coding sequence ATGCGACAAGCGCTTTCGAAACTCCCGCTGCTCGCCATGAAAAAGCTGCCGGCGACGCCGGCCTATGGTCCGGCGCTATGGGCGTTCGGGCGTATCCGCTCCGGCGGGTCGATGGGCGAACCGATCGTCTTTCTTGGTGACAGCCTGACCTCCGGCGCCGGCCTGCCCTTCCCGGCCGCCTACCCGGCGCTCGTGTCCGAACGGCTGGGCCATCGACGCTTCGTCAATCTCGGCGTCGGCGGCGAGACGTCGAGAGATATCCGGCAGCGCTTCCTGCGCATGCCGGAATTCTTCGGCCATCCGATCGTCATCTGGGCGGGACGCAATAATTATTCGGATGGTTGGTCGGTGGCCTGGGATATCGAGGCTGTGCTGGAGGCAGCCGAAACGCAGCGCTATCTGGTGCTCGCCGTGCCCGCCGGCGATTATCCCAGCGAGCAGCCGGGGGAGCCGGCGCGCCAGGACCTCGCGGAACTCAATGCCGTGCTCGAGTTTCGGTTCGGCCGGCACTTCCTCAATCCGAATAGTGATATCGGCAGGAGTGACCGGCTTGATGCGATTCACCTGAACCGGGACGGCCATCGCAAGATCGCCGCCCGCGTGGCGGACGCGATCCGCGCCGCGGGTTGGTGA
- a CDS encoding O-antigen polymerase, translating into MNFAIWLSIGLLWVGTAAVARPTGRGRSAWASAYCWFALFWLVQFTLLQFGLLDYFVEMQGETAIFIVSCHAAFAVGAMMVMILTPVPAPVVAVKRSGAPNDQRKLTGIMLWVGLACQMLLALDRLAINGMSFSDALDVSNISEVRAANFAAATSNLGPLYLVAAIGASCSYVGLAMFFYNRGLASRWTVGLKAWALPIMAFGMIGVYQLLLLGGRGGLLFVLIIAAVAFFLGRSLVPAARISSARRAAERRLTIIAILVLALPLSIASAWFQVQRDGAGSDPFSLLYIVHAAKPSDLVLDAAVNDRFLAFYLLQFSYLTSSSQLLNFYVPLGSYFPGPYYGSYNFAQPFLVLGKIFGGSQSFADIRYELFAPLISQGHHGNVWTTLLRDLYADFGYAGTILFLFLFGALVQAASDSMRRRPTAAKASFVTMLRLICIWSAFHSLFFIEAIFWATVLSGGLALASRAGAPTRRLVHGRYPSPEIGLSMPWGDPAGIEPSQWSGAVVAVPRSQGPDLGAIEPRLVSQDS; encoded by the coding sequence ATGAACTTCGCGATCTGGCTGTCGATCGGGCTGCTATGGGTGGGCACGGCCGCGGTCGCTCGCCCTACCGGGCGCGGACGGTCGGCCTGGGCGTCCGCCTACTGCTGGTTCGCCCTGTTCTGGCTGGTGCAGTTCACGCTGCTGCAATTCGGATTGCTCGACTATTTCGTCGAGATGCAGGGTGAGACGGCGATCTTCATCGTCTCGTGCCATGCCGCCTTTGCCGTCGGCGCCATGATGGTGATGATCCTCACGCCCGTTCCGGCGCCTGTTGTCGCGGTGAAGCGCTCGGGCGCGCCGAATGACCAGCGGAAGCTGACGGGCATCATGCTCTGGGTCGGCCTTGCCTGTCAGATGCTGCTAGCCCTGGACCGGCTCGCCATCAACGGCATGTCGTTTTCCGACGCCCTCGACGTCTCGAACATCAGCGAGGTACGGGCCGCCAATTTCGCCGCCGCCACCTCGAATCTCGGGCCGCTCTATCTCGTCGCGGCGATCGGGGCGTCCTGCAGCTATGTCGGGCTCGCGATGTTCTTCTACAATCGGGGGCTTGCGTCGCGCTGGACCGTGGGCCTCAAGGCATGGGCCTTGCCCATCATGGCGTTCGGCATGATTGGCGTGTACCAGCTTCTTCTGCTCGGCGGGCGGGGCGGACTGCTTTTCGTCCTGATCATCGCTGCAGTGGCCTTCTTTCTTGGCCGGAGCCTGGTGCCGGCGGCACGCATATCTTCGGCCCGTAGGGCGGCGGAGCGGCGGCTCACCATCATCGCGATCCTCGTTCTCGCCCTACCGCTTTCGATTGCGTCCGCCTGGTTCCAGGTCCAGCGCGACGGCGCGGGGAGCGATCCCTTTAGCCTGCTCTATATCGTGCATGCCGCGAAGCCGTCGGATCTGGTCCTTGACGCTGCCGTCAATGACCGCTTCCTGGCCTTCTATCTTCTGCAGTTCAGCTATCTCACCAGTTCGTCGCAGTTGCTGAACTTCTATGTTCCGCTCGGCTCCTATTTTCCGGGTCCCTATTATGGATCCTACAATTTCGCCCAGCCGTTCCTGGTCCTTGGCAAGATATTCGGCGGCTCGCAGTCGTTTGCCGATATCCGGTATGAGCTGTTCGCGCCGCTGATTTCGCAGGGGCATCATGGGAATGTCTGGACCACGCTCCTACGGGATCTCTATGCGGATTTCGGCTACGCCGGGACGATCCTCTTCCTGTTTCTCTTCGGTGCCCTAGTGCAGGCGGCTTCCGATTCGATGCGGAGACGGCCGACGGCGGCCAAGGCGTCCTTCGTGACCATGCTGCGGCTGATCTGCATCTGGTCGGCGTTCCACAGCCTGTTCTTCATCGAGGCCATCTTCTGGGCGACCGTCCTCTCCGGCGGGCTCGCGCTGGCAAGCCGTGCCGGAGCGCCGACACGGCGCCTCGTCCATGGCCGATATCCGAGCCCCGAAATCGGGCTGTCCATGCCATGGGGCGACCCGGCAGGCATCGAGCCGTCGCAATGGTCCGGCGCGGTGGTGGCCGTGCCGCGCTCCCAAGGTCCCGATCTCGGCGCGATCGAGCCGCGCCTCGTTTCTCAGGATAGCTGA
- a CDS encoding SGNH/GDSL hydrolase family protein — protein MDAILTPPTRLAETLGTKLRRLAQGADRGNPTANLPWKAPGAYVQGTAYKPGNVVASGGNWYVAANTSTSVGAAGPTHATADPVFDGSGSTGTLWSYCGPAQMATDDAAAPTLSIAASPTLPNLYRPNAHPDRFRVLGASPSAYLTSRWQFDVFQSKAGTTVQGLSTSVEFMIDEGQFEIEQIAATNGIAILVDGRFLSADAIVSAATDQWIKVTIPGGRRTHRIEIRGDRRGWYFGGVRLSATGQVYAPPADDIVRAVFIEDSIGAGSSYGPWLAGRTLHRQIADLLGIRDAWSLSKGGTGYLAKDTDGLSYSYGERLAQVAALKPDIAFFAGSSNDRGTVLGNAATAGDITAAALASFRSLRNLGFAGPIVVFGLVSIDDSAAVSTQKIAYVEQAVADAVTAFGDASCWFVPVRNDPVGAWVTGAWNYGTQTTSANSGAFTNTSGSDKTHPSDLGSAYYAARRAAAFRRNVLTRMR, from the coding sequence ATGGACGCCATCCTGACCCCGCCGACCCGCCTTGCCGAAACGCTCGGCACGAAGCTTCGCCGCCTTGCGCAAGGGGCCGATCGCGGCAATCCGACGGCGAACCTGCCGTGGAAAGCGCCCGGGGCCTATGTCCAGGGCACGGCTTACAAGCCCGGCAATGTCGTCGCCTCCGGCGGCAACTGGTATGTCGCCGCCAATACCTCGACCAGTGTCGGCGCTGCGGGGCCGACCCACGCGACCGCCGATCCGGTCTTTGACGGATCCGGCTCGACCGGCACGCTCTGGTCCTATTGCGGACCGGCGCAGATGGCGACCGACGACGCGGCCGCGCCGACCCTTTCGATCGCGGCGAGCCCGACACTCCCCAATCTCTACCGGCCGAACGCCCATCCCGACCGCTTTCGCGTCCTCGGCGCCAGCCCCTCGGCCTATCTGACGTCGCGCTGGCAATTCGATGTGTTTCAGTCGAAGGCGGGAACGACGGTGCAGGGCCTCTCCACCAGCGTCGAATTCATGATCGACGAGGGCCAGTTCGAGATCGAGCAGATCGCCGCCACCAACGGAATCGCGATTCTGGTGGACGGCCGCTTCCTGTCGGCGGATGCGATCGTCTCCGCCGCTACCGACCAATGGATCAAGGTGACCATACCGGGCGGCCGGCGGACGCACAGGATCGAGATCCGGGGCGACCGACGCGGGTGGTATTTCGGCGGCGTGCGCCTCTCCGCCACCGGCCAGGTCTACGCCCCGCCAGCCGACGACATCGTCCGCGCTGTCTTTATCGAGGATTCGATCGGCGCGGGATCAAGCTATGGTCCCTGGCTCGCCGGCCGGACGCTGCATCGCCAGATCGCCGACCTCCTCGGCATCCGGGACGCCTGGTCGCTCTCCAAGGGCGGCACCGGCTATCTCGCCAAGGACACGGACGGACTTTCCTATTCCTATGGCGAACGCCTTGCCCAGGTCGCCGCGCTGAAGCCGGACATCGCGTTCTTCGCCGGCTCGTCGAATGATCGCGGCACGGTGCTCGGCAATGCCGCGACGGCCGGCGACATCACTGCCGCCGCGCTGGCATCGTTCCGTTCGCTGCGTAATTTGGGATTCGCGGGCCCGATCGTCGTCTTCGGACTCGTCTCGATCGACGACAGCGCCGCCGTCTCGACGCAGAAGATCGCCTATGTCGAGCAGGCCGTCGCCGACGCGGTCACCGCTTTCGGCGATGCGAGCTGCTGGTTCGTGCCCGTGCGCAACGATCCGGTCGGCGCCTGGGTGACGGGGGCGTGGAATTACGGCACGCAGACGACATCGGCAAATTCCGGTGCCTTCACCAACACTAGCGGCTCCGACAAGACCCACCCCTCCGATCTCGGCAGCGCCTATTACGCCGCGAGGCGCGCGGCGGCGTTTCGGAGGAACGTGCTGACGCGGATGCGGTAG
- a CDS encoding SDR family NAD(P)-dependent oxidoreductase, which yields MSEDQKRAVITGAGAGLGRELAMGFAARGVAVALVDRDAAGIEATRLGLPASARSLSIAQDLTADGAAEAVIGRIEAEWGGLDVLVNNAGFGAIEPFFEMSAALWQKTLAINVTALAMMTKVAALVLKRQGGGRIVNITSPGSRMALPNYAAYAASKAGVDSITRSSAIALAPFGITVNSVAPGMMDTEMQRSTERDLARAEGREDFDAFIAERTRRAPLGRRARIDEVAATVLWLALDAPDYITAERLNASGGMDRD from the coding sequence GTGTCGGAGGACCAGAAGAGGGCGGTCATTACGGGGGCCGGTGCCGGGCTTGGACGGGAACTGGCCATGGGCTTCGCGGCGCGGGGCGTCGCCGTGGCGCTGGTCGACCGCGACGCGGCCGGAATCGAGGCGACGCGATTGGGGCTGCCGGCCAGTGCCCGCAGCCTTTCCATCGCGCAGGACCTCACCGCGGATGGCGCGGCCGAGGCCGTGATCGGCCGGATCGAGGCCGAATGGGGCGGGCTCGACGTCCTCGTCAACAATGCCGGCTTCGGCGCGATCGAGCCGTTTTTCGAGATGAGCGCGGCGCTCTGGCAGAAGACGCTGGCGATCAACGTGACGGCGCTGGCGATGATGACCAAGGTCGCCGCTCTGGTGTTGAAACGGCAGGGCGGCGGCCGGATCGTCAACATCACCTCGCCCGGTTCGCGCATGGCGCTGCCGAACTACGCGGCCTATGCGGCGTCGAAGGCCGGCGTCGATTCGATCACGCGGTCGAGCGCTATCGCGCTGGCGCCGTTCGGTATCACGGTCAATTCCGTCGCGCCCGGCATGATGGATACGGAAATGCAGCGCTCCACCGAGCGTGATCTGGCGCGCGCCGAGGGTCGCGAGGATTTCGACGCCTTCATTGCCGAGCGCACGCGCCGCGCGCCGCTCGGCCGGCGTGCCCGGATCGACGAGGTCGCCGCCACCGTCCTGTGGCTGGCGCTCGATGCCCCCGACTACATCACGGCCGAACGGCTCAATGCCTCCGGCGGCATGGACAGGGACTGA
- a CDS encoding transketolase: MALSTNHPPETADLAALKAHAQAMRRHMLVMARGPGQGYVGQGLGIADTLAAIYFHELRWDPADLHAEDRDRFLLSTGHYSIALWAALAEAGIFAPEELTSYGADDSRLDMSTIDTTPGVEMIGGSLGHGLGQAIGMALGLRTKGSTARIFCELSDGEMQEGSTWEAAMSGSHFGLDNLVALIDCNGIQADGALVLDMEPVADKWRAFGWATQEIDGNDMAAVVEALHRARARAGKPHAIVLRTKPGFGIPTLMAREKAHFIRVDGGEWDQLMVELETEAAKHG, from the coding sequence ATGGCTCTTTCGACCAACCATCCGCCGGAAACGGCGGATTTAGCGGCGCTCAAGGCCCATGCGCAGGCGATGCGCCGGCACATGCTGGTGATGGCGCGCGGGCCGGGGCAGGGCTATGTCGGCCAGGGCCTCGGCATCGCCGATACGCTGGCGGCGATCTATTTCCACGAATTGCGCTGGGATCCGGCCGACCTCCATGCCGAGGACCGCGACCGCTTCCTGCTCTCGACCGGGCATTATTCGATCGCGCTCTGGGCAGCACTCGCCGAGGCCGGGATCTTCGCGCCTGAGGAATTGACCAGTTACGGCGCCGATGACAGCCGGCTCGACATGTCGACGATCGATACGACGCCGGGCGTCGAGATGATCGGCGGCTCGCTCGGCCATGGCCTCGGCCAGGCGATCGGCATGGCGCTCGGCCTTCGCACCAAGGGCTCGACGGCGCGCATCTTCTGCGAGCTTTCCGATGGCGAGATGCAGGAGGGCTCGACGTGGGAGGCGGCGATGTCGGGCAGCCATTTCGGCCTCGACAATCTCGTCGCCCTCATCGATTGCAACGGCATCCAGGCCGATGGCGCCCTGGTGCTCGACATGGAGCCGGTCGCTGATAAATGGCGCGCCTTCGGCTGGGCGACGCAGGAAATCGACGGCAACGACATGGCGGCGGTCGTCGAGGCGCTGCATCGCGCGCGGGCACGAGCGGGCAAGCCGCATGCGATCGTGCTGCGGACCAAGCCCGGCTTTGGCATTCCGACCCTGATGGCGCGCGAGAAGGCACATTTCATCCGCGTCGATGGCGGCGAATGGGATCAGCTGATGGTCGAACTCGAGACGGAGGCGGCCAAGCATGGCTGA